A window of the Chaetodon trifascialis isolate fChaTrf1 chromosome 9, fChaTrf1.hap1, whole genome shotgun sequence genome harbors these coding sequences:
- the LOC139336562 gene encoding extracellular calcium-sensing receptor-like yields MHKAGDVILGGLFQVHFFSVFPDLSFISEPQPPTCSGFDVLGFRQAQTMAFAIDEINRNSNLLPNVTLGYSLYDNCVKLGIGFRAALLLASGQEEQFILEDTCAGTPPVLGIVGDSSSTRSIAISTVFGLYRVPMVSYFATCSCLSDRQKFPSFFRTIPSDAFQVRAMIQILKRFGWTWAGLLVSHDDYGLHAARSFQSDLAQSGGGCLAYFEILPWGHDAAELWRIVDVMKKSTARVVIVFAHESHMINLMEEVVRQNVTGLQWIASEAWTAATVLQTPQLMPYLGGTLGIAIRRGEIPGLREFLLQIRPDQHHNNSNGNSIVNQFWEHTFQCRFAPPPAGWMEAGGTLCTGQEDLEEVETELLDISNLRSEYNVYKAVYALAYALDDMLQCEPGRGPFSGHSCGNLKRLEPWQLVYYLEKINFTTPFGDQVSFDVNGDALPIYDIMNWLWLPDGRTEVRHVGEVQRSGFKGEELTIDGDKIFWNFQSNKPPRSVCSESCPPGTRIARKKGEPECCFDCIPCSEGKISNKTDSMECYNCPEDFWSSPQRDHCVLKKTEFLSYHEPLGICLTAASLLGTCICAVVLGIFVYHRKTPIVRANNSELSFQLLLSLKLCFLCSLLFIGRPRLWTCQLRHAAFGISFVLCVSCILVKTMVVLAVFKASKPGGGASLKWFGAVQQRGTVIVLTSIQAAICTVWIVSASPAPHKNTQYHNDKIVYECVVGSTVGFAVLLGYIGSLAVLSCLIAFIARNLPDSFNEAKLITFSMLIFCAVWVAFVPAYISSPGKYADAVEVFAILASSFGLLLALFGPKCYIILLRPERNTKKAIMGRGIES; encoded by the exons ATGCACAAGGCTGGAGATGTAATTTTAGGTGGGCTTTTTCAGGTCcacttcttttctgtctttcctgatCTGTCTTTTATCTCAGAACCACAACCACCTACCTGCAGTGG TTTTGATGTTCTAGGATTCAGACAGGCCCAGACCATGGCCTTTGCTATAGATGAGATCAACAGAAACTCCAACCTGCTACCTAATGTGACTCTGGGATACAGTCTTTATGATAATTGTGTCAAACTAGGAATTGGATTTCGTGCAGCATTGTTATTAGCAAGTGGTCAAGAGGAGCAATTTATATTAGAGGACACCTGTGCAGGAACTCCTCCAGTCCTCGGGATTGTGGGTGATTCTTCCTCCACACGTTCCATtgccatctccactgtctttggTCTGTACAGAGTACCTATG GTGAGTTATTTTGCCACATGTTCCTGCCTGAGTGACCGGCAAAAGTTTCCATCCTTCTTCAGGACAATCCCAAGTGATGCTTTCCAG GTGCGTGCTATGATTCAGATTCTAAAGCGCTTTGGCTGGACTTGGGCAGGTCTGCTGGTCAGTCATGATGATTATGGACTCCACGCTGCCCGGTCCTTTCAGTCTGACCTGGCTCAGTCTGGTGGAGGTTGTCTGGCTTACTTCGAGATTTTGCCTTGGGGCCATGATGCAGCTGAACTTTGGAGGATTGTGGATGTGATGAAGAAATCCACAGCTCGTGTGGTCATTGTGTTTGCACATGAGAGTCACATGATTAACCTCATGGAAGAG GTGGTGAGGCAGAATGTGACAGGCCTGCAGTGGATTGCCAGTGAAGCCTGGACAGCAGCGACTGTGCTCCAGACCCCCCAACTCATGCCATACCTGGGTGGCACACTGGGCATCGCCATCCGTCGAGGAGAAATACCAGGGCTCAGGGAATTCCTCTTACAAATACGTCCTGACCAacaccacaacaacagcaatggAAATAGCATT GTGAACCAGTTCTGggaacacacatttcagtgcagaTTTGCACCACCTCCAGCAGGGTGGATGGAAGCTGGGGGAACATTATGCACTGGACAGGAAGATctagaggaggtggagacagagttGTTGGACATTTCAAACCTCAGGTCAGAGTACAATGTGTACAAGGCTGTGTATGCTCTGGCGTATGCCCTTGATGACATGCTGCAGTGCGAGCCAGGTAGAGGGCCTTTCAGCGGGCACAGCTGTGGCAATCTGAAAAGACTGGAGCCATGGCAG CTTGTGTATTATTTGGAAAAGATCAACTTCACCACACCTTTTGGTGATCAAGTGTCATTTGATGTAAATGGTGATGCCTTACCAATATATGATATCATGAACTGGCTGTGGCTCCCTGATGGAAGAACTGAAGTTCGGCATGTGGGTGAAGTTCAGAGGTCAGGCTTCAAAGGTGAAGAACTCACAATTGATGGAGACAAAATCTTCTGGAACTTCCAATCAAACAAG CCACCTCGGTCAGTGTGCAGTGAGAGCTGCCCTCCAGGTACCCGCATCGCCAGAAAGAAAGGGGAACCTGAGTGCTGTTTTGACTGCATCCCTTGTTCTGAGGGAAAGATCAGCAATAAGACTG ACTCCATGGAATGCTACAATTGTCCAGAGGACTTCTGGTCCAGCCCCCAGCGTGACCACTGTgttctgaagaaaacagagttcCTCTCCTACCATGAGCCTCTGGGTATCTGCTTGACAGCTGCATCATTGCTGGGTACATGTATCTGTGCTGTTGTCCTGGGGATCTTTGTCTATCATCGTAAAACACCTATTGTACGAGCAAACAATTCAGAACTTAGTTTCCAGCTATTGCTGTCACTTAAGTTATGTTTCCTGTGTTCACTGCTGTTTATTGGCCGTCCCAGGCTGTGGACATGCCAGCTGAGACATGCAGCATTTGGGAtcagctttgtgctttgtgtctcaTGCATCCTTGTGAAAACCATGGTGGTTCTGGCTGTGTTCAAGGCCTCCAAGCCAGGAGGTGGAGCTAGTCTGAAGTGGTTtggtgctgtgcagcagagagggacagttATTGTTCTTACTTCTATTCAAGCAGCAATCTGCACTGTCTGGATTGTCTCTGCCTCACCAGCTCCtcataaaaacactcaatacCACAATGATAAAATAGTTTATGAGTGTGTAGTTGGGTCCACAGTTGGTTTTGCAGTGTTACTTGGTTACATTGGCTCACTGGCTGTCCTCAGTTGTCTGATTGCATTTATAGCAAGGAATCTTCCAGATAGTTTCAATGAGGCCAAACTCATCACTTTCAGCATgctgatcttctgtgctgtgtgggtgGCCTTTGTCCCTGCTTATATCAGCTCACCAGGCAAATATGCAGATGCGGTGGAGGTATTTGCCATCCTGGCCTCCAGTTTTGGCCTCTTGTTAGCACTGTTTGGGCCCAAATGTTACATAATCCTGCTGAGACCAGAGAGgaacacaaagaaagcaatCATGGGTCGGGGCATTGAGTCATAA
- the LOC139336479 gene encoding extracellular calcium-sensing receptor-like, with protein sequence MHKAGDVILGGLFQVHFFSVFPDLSFISEPQPPTCSGFHVLGFRQAQTMAFAIDEINRNSNLLPNVTLGYSLYDNCGKLGIGFHAALLLASGQEEQFILEDTCAGTPPVLGIVGDSSSTRSIAISTVFGLYRVPMVSYFATCSCLSDRQKFPSFFRTIPSDAFQVRAMIQILNHFGWTWAGLLVSDDDYGLHAARSFQSDLAQSGGGCLAYFEILPWGHDAVELRRIVDVMKKSTARVVIVFAHQSHMIDLMEEVVRQNVTGLQWIASEAWTAATVLQTPHFMPYLGGTLGIAIRRGEIPGLREFLLQIRPDQHHNNSIGNSMVNQFWEHTFQCRFAPPPAGWMEAGGTLCTGQEDLEEVETELLDISNLRPEYNVYKAVYALAYALDDMLQCEPGRGPFSGHSCGNLKRLEPWQLVYYLEKVNFTTPFGDKVSFDENGDALPIYDIMNWLWLPDGRTEVQNVGEVKRSAIKGEELTMEEDKIFWNFQSNKPPRSVCSESCPPGTRMVRKKGEPECCFDCIPCSEGKISNKTDSTECTSCPEDFWSSPQRDQCVPKKTEFLSYHEPLGICLTAASLLGTCICAVVLGIFVYHRRTPIVRANNSELSFQLLLSLKLCFLCSLLFIGRPRLWTCQLRHAAFGISFVLCVSCILVKTIVVLAVFKASKPGGGASLKWFGAVQQRGTVIVLTSIQAGICTAWLVSSSPAPHKNTQYHDDKIVYECLVGSTVGFAVLFGYIGSLAVLSCLIAFIARNLPDSFNEAKLITFSMLIFCAVWVAFVPAYISSPGKYADAVEVFAILASSFGLLVALFGPKCYIILLRPERNTKKAIMGRGIES encoded by the exons ATGCACAAGGCTGGAGATGTAATTTTAGGTGGGCTTTTTCAGGTCcacttcttttctgtctttcctgatCTGTCTTTTATCTCAGAACCACAACCACCTACCTGCAGTGG TTTTCATGTTCTAGGATTCAGACAGGCTCAGACCATGGCCTTTGCTATAGATGAGATCAACAGAAACTCCAACCTGCTACCTAATGTGACTCTGGGATACAGTCTTTATGATAACTGTGGCAAACTAGGAATTGGATTTCATGCAGCATTGTTATTAGCAAGTGGTCAAGAGGAGCAATTTATATTAGAGGACACCTGTGCAGGAACCCCTCCAGTCCTCGGGATTGTGGGTGATTCTTCCTCCACACGTTCCATtgccatctccactgtctttggTTTGTACAGAGTACCTATG GTGAGTTATTTTGCCACATGTTCCTGCCTGAGTGACCGGCAAAAGTTTCCATCCTTCTTTCGGACAATCCCAAGTGATGCTTTCCAG GTGCGTGCTATGATTCAGATTTTAAACCACTTTGGCTGGACTTGGGCAGGTCTGCtggtcagtgatgatgattatggACTCCACGCTGCCCGGTCCTTTCAGTCTGACCTGGCTCAGTCTGGTGGAGGTTGTCTGGCTTACTTTGAGATTTTGCCGTGGGGCCATGATGCAGTTGAACTTAGGAGGATTGTTGATGTGATGAAGAAGTCCACAGCTCGTGTGGTCATTGTTTTTGCACACCAGAGTCACATGATTGATCTCATGGAAGAG GTGGTGAGGCAGAATGTGACAGGCCTGCAGTGGATTGCCAGTGAAGCCTGGACAGCAGCTACTGTGCTCCAGACCCCTCACTTCATGCCATACCTGGGTGGCACACTGGGCATCGCCATCCGTCGAGGAGAAATACCAGGGCTCAGGGAATTCCTCTTACAAATACGTCCTGACCAACACCACAACAACAGCATTGGAAATAGCATG GTAAACCAGTTCTGggaacacacatttcagtgcagaTTTGCACCACCTCCAGCAGGGTGGATGGAAGCTGGGGGAACATTATGCACTGGACAGGAAGATCttgaggaggtggagacagagttGTTGGACATTTCAAACCTCAGGCCAGAGTATAATGTGTACAAGGCTGTGTATGCTCTGGCGTATGCCCTTGATGACATGCTGCAGTGCGAGCCAGGTAGAGGGCCTTTCAGCGGGCACAGCTGTGGCAATCTGAAAAGACTGGAGCCATGGCAG CTTGTGTATTACTTGGAAAAGGTCAACTTCACCACACCTTTTGGTGATAAAGTGTCATTTGATGAGAATGGTGATGCCTTACCAATATATGATATCATGAACTGGCTGTGGCTCCCTGATGGAAGAACTGAAGTTCAGAATGTGGGTGAGGTGAAGAGGTCGGCCATCAAAGGTGAAGAACTCACAATGGAGGAAGACAAAATCTTCTGGAACTTCCAATCAAACAAG CCACCTCGGTCAGTGTGCAGTGAGAGCTGCCCTCCAGGTACCCGCATGGTCAGAAAGAAAGGGGAACCTGAGTGCTGTTTCGACTGCATCCCTTGTTCTGAGGGAAAGATCAGCAATAAGACTG ACTCCACTGAGTGCACCAGTTGTCCAGAGGACTTCTGGTCCAGCCCCCAGCGTGACCAGTGTGTTCCTAAGAAAACAGAGTTCCTCTCCTACCATGAGCCTCTGGGTATCTGCTTGACAGCTGCATCATTGCTGGGTACATGTATCTGTGCTGTTGTCCTGGGGATCTTCGTCTATCATCGCAGAACACCGATCGTACGAGCAAACAATTCAGAACTTAGTTTCCAGCTATTGCTGTCACTTAAGTTATGTTTCCTGTGCTCACTGCTGTTTATTGGCCGTCCCAGGCTGTGGACATGCCAGCTGAGACATGCAGCATTTGGGAtcagctttgtgctttgtgtctcaTGCATCCTTGTGAAAACCATTGTGGTTCTGGCTGTGTTCAAGGCCTCCAAGCCAGGAGGTGGAGCCAGTCTGAAGTGGTTtggtgctgtgcagcagagagggacagttATTGTTCTTACATCTATTCAAGCAGGAATTTGCACTGCTTGGCTTGTTTCTTCCTCACCAGCTCCtcataaaaacactcaataTCACGATGATAAAATTGTTTATGAGTGTTTAGTTGGATCCACAGTTGGTTTTGCAGTGTTATTTGGTTACATTGGCTCACTGGCTGTCCTCAGTTGTCTGATTGCATTTATAGCAAGGAATCTTCCAGATAGTTTCAATGAGGCCAAACTCATCACTTTCAGCATgctgatcttctgtgctgtgtgggtgGCCTTTGTCCCTGCTTATATCAGCTCACCAGGCAAATATGCAGATGCAGTGGAGGTATTTGCCATCCTGGCCTCCAGTTTTGGCCTCTTGGTGGCACTGTTTGGACCCAAATGTTATATAATCCTGCTGAGACCAGAGAGgaacacaaagaaagcaatCATGGGTCGAGGCATTGAGTCATAA
- the LOC139336643 gene encoding extracellular calcium-sensing receptor-like has protein sequence MHKPGDVVLGGLFEVHYGSVFPEWTFTSEPQQPTCKGFDTLGFRQAMTMAFAIDEINKNSNLLPNVSLGYSLSDNCGALVVGLSSALLLASGREERFLLQQNCLGTPPVLGIVGDSLSTFSIATSNVLGLYKMPIVSYFSTCSCLSDRQRFPSFFRTIPSDAFQVQAMFQILKYFGWTWVGLLVSDDDYGLHVARSFQSDLTQSGGGCLAYLEILPWDSDPSDLRRIVHLIKTSTARVVMVFAHEFHMIHLMEEVARQNVTGHQWIASEAWTASAVLQTPQLMPYLGGTLGIAIRRGEIPGLREFLLQIRPDHKDSDNNGNNMVRQFWEHTFQCRFDPGGWVEAGGALCTGQEDLEQVETEFLDLSNLRPEYNIYKAVYALAYALDDLLQCEAGRGPFSGHSCATLQELEPWQVVHYLQKVNFTTKFGDQVSFDENGDALPIYDIVNWLWLPDGRTEVQNVGEVKRSDSKGEELTIDEDKIFWNFESNKPPRSVCSESCPPGTRMARKKREPECCFDCIPCSEGKISNKTDSTECTSCPEDFWSSHQRDHCVPKKTEFLSYHEPLGICLTAASLLGTCICAVVLGIFTYHRSTPMVRANNSELSFLLLASLKLCFLCSLLFIGRPRLWTCQLRHAAFGISFVLCVSCILVKTMVVLAVFKASKPGGGASLKWFGAVQQRGTVMFLTSIQAAICTVWLVSASPAPHKNTQYHNDKIVYECVVGSTVGFAVLLGYIGSLAILSFLLAFLARNLPDNFNEAKLITFSMLIFCAVWVAFVSAYVNSPGKYADAVEVFAILASSFGVLVALFGPKCYIILLRPERNTKKAIMVR, from the exons ATGCACAAGCCTGGTGATGTGGTTCTAGGTGGGCTGTTTGAGGTCCACTACGGCTCTGTTTTCCCAGAGTGGACATTTACCTCAGAGCCACAACAGCCAACCTGCAAAGG CTTTGACACTCTAGGTTTCAGGCAAGCCATGACCATGGCCTTTGCTATTGATGAGATCAACAAGAACTCCAATCTGCTCCCTAATGTGTCTTTGGGATACAGTCTGTCTGATAACTGTGGTGCACTTGTTGTTGGATTAAGTAGTGCATTATTACTGGCAAGTGGGCGAGAGGAGCGGTTTCTGCTTCAGCAGAACTGTTTGGGGACCCCTCCAGTACTGGGGATTGTGGGTGATTCCCTCTCTACATTTTCTATTGCCACCTCCAACGTACTGGGTTTATACAAAATGCCCATT GTGAGTTATTTTTCCACATGCTCGTGCCTGAGTGATCGACAACGGTTTCCATCCTTCTTTAGAACAATCCCAAGTGATGCTTTCCAG GTTCAAGCCATGTTTCAGATTCTAAAATACTTTGGCTGGACTTGGGTAGGCCTCCtggtcagtgatgatgattatggACTCCATGTTGCCCGGTCCTTCCAATCTGACCTGACTCAGTCTGGTGGAGGTTGTCTGGCTTACTTAGAGATCTTACCCTGGGACAGTGACCCAAGTGACCTCAGGAGGATCGTACATTTGATAAAGACATCAACAGCTCGTGTGGTCATGGTGTTTGCACACGAGTTTCACATGATTCATCTCATGGAAGAG GTGGCCAGACAGAATGTGACAGGCCATCAGTGGATAGCAAGTGAAGCTTGGACAGCATCTGCTGTCCTCCAGACACCCCAGCTCATGCCATACCTGGGTGGCACACTGGGCATCGCCATCCGTCGAGGAGAAATACCAGGGCTCAGGGAATTTCTCCTACAAATACGACCtgaccacaaggacagtgacaACAATGGAAATAATATG GTGAGACAGTTTTGggaacacacatttcagtgtaGATTTGATCCAGGAGGTTGGGTGGAAGCTGGGGGAGCACTATGCACTGGACAGGAAGATCTAGAGCAGGTGGAGACGGAGTTTTTGGATCTTTCTAACCTCAGGCCAGAGTATAATATCTACAAAGCTGTGTATGCTCTGGCGTATGCCCTTGATGACCTCCTGCAGTGTGAGGCAGGGAGGGGGCCTTTCAGCGGGCACAGCTGTGCCACTTTACAAGAACTGGAGCCATGGCAG GTTGTACATTATTTGCAAAAGGTCAATTTCACCACAAAATTCGGTGATCAAGTGTCATTTGATGAGAACGGTGATGCCTTACCAATCTATGATATCGTCAACTGGCTGTGGCTCCCTGATGGACGAACTGAAGTTCAGAATGTGGGTGAGGTGAAAAGGTCAGACTCTAAGGGTGAGGAACTCACAATTGATGAAGACAAAATCTTCTGGAACTTTGAATCGAACAAg CCACCTCGGTCAGTGTGCAGTGAGAGCTGCCCTCCAGGTACCCGCATGgccagaaagaaaagggaacCTGAGTGCTGTTTTGACTGCATCCCTTGTTCTGAGGGAAAGATCAGCAATAAGactg ATTCCACTGAGTGCACCAGTTGTCCAGAGGACTTCTGGTCCAGCCACCAGCGTGACCACTGTGTTCCTAAGAAAACAGAGTTCCTCTCCTACCATGAGCCTCTGGGTATCTGCTTGACAGCTGCATCATTGCTGGGTACATGTATCTGTGCTGTTGTCCTGGGGATCTTCACCTATCATCGCAGTACACCCATGGTACGCGCCAACAATTCAGAACTCAGTTTTCTGCTCTTAGCATCACTTAAACTATGTTTCCTGTGTTCACTGCTGTTTATTGGCCGTCCAAGGCTGTGGACATGCCAGCTGAGACATGCCGCATTTGGGAtcagctttgtgctttgtgtctcaTGCATTCTTGTGAAAACCATGGTGGTTCTGGCTGTGTTCAAGGCCTCCAAGCCAGGAGGTGGAGCCAGTCTGAAGTGGTTtggtgctgtgcagcagagagggacagttATGTTTCTTACATCTATTCAGGCAGCAATTTGCACTGTCTGGCTTGTCTCTGCCTCACCAGCTCCtcataaaaacactcaatacCACAATGATAAAATAGTTTATGAATGTGTTGTCGGGTCCACAGTTGGTTTTGCAGTGTTACTTGGCTATATTGGCTCACTTGCTATCCTCAGCTTTCTATTAGCATTTCTGGCAAGGAATCTTCCAGACAATTTCAATGAGGCCAAACTCATCACTTTCAGTATgctgatcttctgtgctgtctgGGTGGCTTTTGTCTCTGCTTATGTCAACTCTCCAGGCAAATATGCAGATGCAGTGGAGGTATTTGCCATCTTGGCATCCAGTTTTGGTGTGTTAGTAGCACTGTTTGGACCCAAATGTTACATAATCCTACTGAGACCAGAGAGgaacacaaagaaagcaatCATGGTTCGATAA
- the LOC139335916 gene encoding extracellular calcium-sensing receptor-like produces the protein MWGVLNIGLILLMYFMLYFRLSSAVSSPLYSSTCQLQGQFSLNGMHKAGDVVLGGLFKAHFFSVFPDLSFTSEPQPPTCHSFDVLGFRQTQTMAFAIDEINRNSNLLLNVTLGYSLYDHCVTLGIGFRAALLLVNGQEEQFILEDTCVGAPPVLGIVGDSSSTRSIAISAVYGLFRVPMVSYFATCSCLSDPQKFPSFFRTIPSDAFQVHALIQILKRFGWTWAGLLVSDDDYGLHAARSFQSDLSQSGGSCLAYLEVLPWGHDPAEHRRIVDVMKKSTARVVIVFAHQSHMIDLMEEVVRQNVTGLQWIASEAWTAATVLQTPHLMPYLGGTLGIAIRRGEIPGLREFLLQIRPDQHHNNSIGNSMVNQFWEHTFQCRFAPPPAGWMEAGGTLCTGQEDLEEVETELLDISNLRPEYNVYKAVYALAYALDDMLQCEPGRGPFSGHSCGNLKRLEPWQLVYYLEKVNFTTPFGDLVSFDENGDALPIYDIMNWLWLPDGRTEVQNVGEVQRSAIKGEELTMEEDKIFWNFQSNKPPRSVCSESCPPGTRMVRKKGEPECCFDCIPCSEGKISNKTDSTECTSCPEDFWSSPQRDQCVPKKTEFLSYHEPLGICLTAASLLGTCICAVVLGIFIYHRSTPIVRANNSELSFQLLLSLKLCFLCSLLFIGRPRLWTCQLRHAAFGISFVLCVSCILVKTMVVLAVFKASKPGGGASLKWFGAVQQRGTVIVLTSVQAGICTAWLVSASPAPHKNTQYHDDKIVYECAVGSTVGFAMLLGYIGSLAVLSCLIAFIARNLPDSFNEAKLITFSMLIFCAVWVAFVPAYVSSPGKYADAVEVFAILASSFGLLVALFGPKCYIILLRPERNTKKAIMGRGIAS, from the exons ATGTGGGGAGTTTTAAATATTGGCTTGATCTTGCTCATGTATTTCATGTTGTATTTTCGCTTATCTTCTGCTGTATCCTCCCCTCTTTATTCCTCTACCTGTCAGTTACAGGGACAGTTTAGTCTAAATGGGATGCACAAGGCTGGAGATGTGGTTCTTGGTGGGCTGTTTAAGGCTcacttcttttctgtctttcctgatCTGTCTTTTACCTCGGAGCCACAACCGCCTACCTGCCACAG TTTTGATGTTCTAGGATTCAGGCAGACCCAGACCATGGCCTTTGCTATAGATGAGATCAACAGAAACTCCAACCTGCTCCTGAATGTGACTCTGGGATACAGTCTTTATGATCACTGTGTCACACTAGGAATTGGTTTTCGTGCAGCATTGTTATTAGTCAATGGTCAAGAGGAGCAGTTTATATTAGAGGACACCTGTGTAGGAGCCCCTCCAGTCCTCGGGATTGTAGGTGATTCTTCGTCTACACGTTCCATTGCCATCTCAGCTGTCTATGGTTTGTTCAGAGTACCTATG GTGAGTTATTTTGCCACATGTTCCTGCCTGAGTGACCCGCAAAAGTTTCCATCCTTCTTTAGAACAATCCCAAGTGATGCTTTCCAG GTGCATGCTTTGATTCAGATTCTAAAGCGCTTTGGCTGGACTTGGGCAGGTCTGCtggtcagtgatgatgattatggACTCCACGCTGCCCGGTCCTTTCAGTCTGACCTCAGCCAGTCAGGTGGAAGTTGTCTGGCCTACTTAGAGGTTTTGCCTTGGGGCCATGATCCAGCTGAGCATAGGAGGATTGTGGATGTGATGAAGAAATCCACAGCTCGTGTGGTCATTGTTTTTGCACACCAGAGTCACATGATTGATCTCATGGAAGAG GTGGTGAGGCAGAATGTGACAGGCCTGCAGTGGATTGCCAGTGAAGCCTGGACAGCAGCGACTGTGCTTCAGACCCCCCACCTCATGCCATACCTGGGTGGTACACTGGGCATCGCCATCCGTCGAGGAGAAATACCAGGGCTCAGGGAATTCCTCTTACAAATACGTCCTGACCAACACCACAACAACAGCATTGGAAATAGCATG GTGAACCAGTTCTGggaacacacatttcagtgcagaTTTGCACCACCTCCAGCAGGGTGGATGGAAGCTGGGGGAACATTATGCACTGGACAGGAAGatctggaggaggtggagactgAGTTGTTGGACATTTCAAACCTCAGGCCAGAGTACAATGTGTACAAGGCTGTGTATGCTCTGGCGTATGCCCTTGATGACATGCTGCAGTGCGAGCCAGGTAGAGGGCCTTTCAGCGGGCACAGCTGTGGCAATCTGAAAAGACTGGAGCCATGGCAG CTTGTGTATTACTTGGAAAAGGTCAACTTCACCACACCTTTTGGTGATCTAGTGTCATTTGATGAGAATGGTGATGCCTTGCCAATATATGATATCATGAACTGGCTGTGGCTCCCTGATGGAAGAACTGAAGTTCAGAATGTGGGTGAAGTTCAGAGGTCGGCCATCAAAGGTGAAGAACTCACAATGGAGGAAGACAAAATCTTCTGGAACTTCCAATCAAACAAG CCACCTCGgtcagtttgcagtgagagcTGCCCTCCAGGTACCCGCATGGTCAGAAAGAAAGGGGAACCTGAGTGCTGTTTCGACTGCATCCCTTGTTCTGAGGGAAAGATCAGCAATAAGACTG ACTCCACTGAGTGCACCAGTTGTCCAGAGGACTTCTGGTCCAGCCCCCAGCGTGACCAGTGTGTTCCTAAGAAAACAGAGTTCCTCTCCTACCATGAGCCTCTGGGTATCTGCTTGACAGCTGCATCATTGCTGGGTACATGTATCTGTGCTGTTGTCCTGGGGATCTTTATCTATCATCGCAGTACACCGATCGTACGAGCAAACAATTCAGAACTTAGTTTCCAGCTATTGCTGTCACTTAAGTTATGTTTCCTGTGCTCGCTGCTGTTTATTGGCCGTCCCAGGCTGTGGACATGCCAGCTGAGACATGCAGCATTTGGGAtcagctttgtgctttgtgtctcaTGCATTCTAGTGAAAACCATGGTGGTTCTGGCTGTGTTCAAGGCCTCCAAGCCAGGAGGTGGAGCCAGTCTGAAGTGGTTtggtgctgtgcagcagagagggacagttATTGTTCTTACATCTGTTCAAGCAGGAATTTGCACTGCTTGGCTTGTTTCTGCCTCACCAGCTCCtcataaaaacactcaataTCACGATGATAAAATAGTTTATGAGTGTGCAGTTGGGTCCACAGTTGGTTTTGCAATGTTACTTGGTTACATTGGCTCACTGGCTGTCCTCAGTTGTCTGATTGCATTTATAGCAAGGAATCTTCCAGATAGTTTCAATGAGGCCAAACTCATCACTTTCAGCATgctgatcttctgtgctgtgtgggtgGCCTTTGTCCCTGCTTATGTCAGCTCACCAGGCAAATATGCAGATGCAGTGGAGGTATTTGCCATCCTGGCCTCCAGTTTTGGCCTCTTGGTGGCACTGTTTGGACCCAAATGTTACATAATCCTGCTGAGACCAGAGAGGAACACAAAGAAAGCGATCATGGGTCGAGGCATTGCATCATAG